Proteins co-encoded in one Haladaptatus sp. ZSTT2 genomic window:
- a CDS encoding amphi-Trp domain-containing protein — protein MPEEVLFKSEQSQTRAEVATYLRTIADKLDAGDEVTLVSGGESVSMNPPARVTFEVKAERETSRGAKKGELSLELELEWDEGASDEDTSLSIS, from the coding sequence ATGCCAGAAGAAGTGTTATTCAAGTCAGAGCAGTCACAGACACGCGCCGAGGTTGCGACCTACCTGCGCACGATTGCAGACAAGCTCGATGCAGGAGACGAGGTCACCCTCGTGTCCGGGGGCGAATCGGTCAGTATGAACCCGCCCGCGCGGGTCACCTTCGAGGTGAAAGCAGAGCGCGAAACCTCACGAGGCGCGAAGAAGGGCGAACTCAGTTTGGAGTTAGAACTCGAATGGGACGAAGGTGCAAGCGACGAAGACACGTCGCTCTCAATCTCGTAG
- a CDS encoding DUF1028 domain-containing protein, with translation MPQPRPATFSIVARDHDTDTVGVAVHSKFISVGSVVPFVSADAGAIATQSFANVAYGPAGLALLRDGESAEAVIEQLTAADDEAASRQVGVIGQDGSVAAFTGDECFDYAGDIQGENYSVQGNILVSEETLTAMAAAFEETTGGLPEKLLAALHAGNDAGGDKRGEQSAAMYIAKPEGGYDGGNDRWVDVRVDDHETPIDELERVFRLYDITLLSRAAPEETRELAGETAQEVSETLAAMGLYDGTPDETFAADEREALEQFRGLNNFENHDLAVIEDALARGWDAASGSGEKRLVNALWHGLSRLDRV, from the coding sequence ATGCCACAACCACGACCCGCCACCTTCTCAATCGTTGCGCGCGACCACGACACCGACACTGTCGGGGTCGCCGTCCACTCGAAGTTCATCAGCGTCGGCTCCGTCGTCCCGTTCGTGAGCGCCGATGCCGGGGCAATTGCAACCCAGAGCTTTGCAAACGTCGCCTACGGGCCTGCGGGATTGGCACTGCTCCGCGACGGTGAGTCCGCAGAAGCCGTCATCGAGCAACTCACCGCCGCAGACGACGAGGCAGCGTCACGACAGGTCGGCGTTATCGGCCAAGACGGCTCCGTCGCGGCATTTACGGGCGACGAGTGTTTCGACTATGCGGGCGACATTCAGGGTGAGAACTACTCCGTCCAGGGCAACATCCTCGTGAGCGAGGAGACGCTGACGGCGATGGCAGCCGCCTTCGAGGAGACGACAGGTGGGCTGCCCGAAAAACTGCTGGCGGCGCTCCACGCTGGAAATGACGCGGGCGGCGACAAGCGCGGCGAGCAGAGCGCGGCGATGTACATCGCAAAGCCCGAGGGCGGTTACGACGGCGGGAACGACCGCTGGGTGGACGTGCGCGTCGACGACCACGAAACCCCAATTGACGAACTGGAGCGCGTGTTTCGGCTCTACGACATCACGCTGCTCTCGCGCGCCGCCCCCGAGGAGACCCGCGAACTAGCTGGCGAGACGGCACAGGAGGTTTCAGAGACGCTCGCGGCGATGGGACTCTACGACGGTACGCCGGACGAGACGTTCGCCGCAGACGAACGCGAGGCCCTCGAACAGTTTCGCGGCCTCAACAACTTCGAGAACCACGACCTCGCGGTCATCGAAGACGCTCTCGCCCGCGGGTGGGACGCGGCGAGTGGGTCGGGCGAGAAACGACTCGTGAACGCGCTCTGGCACGGCCTTTCACGGCTCGACCGAGTGTAG
- a CDS encoding DUF7528 family protein gives MTSTPEGVVLRVNDETTVLSRAAATRLRDALRDALTETREYVYTSGTYREDGSYVVARRGATSVGHSKVFEDFRELQRLYDRLPEAFTADDLSRSGLTGGRRHMLLRHFVEHPAFDCRLEHRQPLTARKVG, from the coding sequence GTGACGAGCACACCAGAGGGTGTCGTCCTGCGCGTAAACGACGAAACGACCGTTCTTTCGAGAGCGGCCGCCACCCGCCTGCGCGACGCGCTCAGAGACGCACTCACCGAAACCCGCGAGTACGTCTACACGTCTGGAACGTACCGCGAAGACGGTTCCTACGTCGTCGCCCGACGCGGTGCGACGTCTGTGGGTCACAGCAAGGTGTTCGAGGACTTTCGAGAACTGCAACGACTCTACGACCGCCTCCCCGAGGCGTTCACCGCCGACGACCTGAGTCGGTCGGGACTGACCGGTGGCCGCCGCCACATGCTACTGCGTCACTTCGTGGAGCATCCGGCGTTCGACTGCCGACTCGAACATCGCCAGCCGCTCACAGCGCGAAAAGTCGGCTAG